A genomic segment from Nymphalis io chromosome 7, ilAglIoxx1.1, whole genome shotgun sequence encodes:
- the LOC126769529 gene encoding uncharacterized protein LOC126769529, whose protein sequence is MAFELPRLKKCCCCLPLRTGSLVIGYISTVLSLLCLGVLSFSLYKVVTFVQTHQNEPDPEHTPEEYEQVSKSLYITHAYMIIVYIYYLIISLFLIIGIHMNKTLFMRYYYNCGLFLLILALATVVVSTVFLHFIATVLLLKWCVIIFYCLLVVRSSYLDIEEKTKPRDFEMQNLYIPHRAPLLL, encoded by the exons ATGGCCTTTGAACTGCCTAGATTGAAGaagtgttgttgttgtttaccgTTGAGAACAGGATCGCTTGTAATTGGATATATTTCTACT gtACTTTCACTGTTATGTCTGGGTGTTCTGTCCTTTTCGCTCTACAAAGTGGTAACATTTGTTCAAACACATCAAAACGAACCAGACCCAGAACACACGCCAGAGGAATATGAACAAGTTTCTAAAAGTCTGTACATAACACATGCGTATatgataatagtatatatatactatttaataataagcttatttcttattattggtATTCACATG aataaaaccTTGTTTATGAGGTATTACTATAATTGCGGCTTGTTCCTGCTTATACTTGCTCTGGCGACTGTTGTTGTGTCGACAGTATTTTTACACTTCATCGCCACTGTATTACTACTTAAATGGTGTG tGATCATTTTCTACTGTCTTCTAGTGGTACGAAGCTCTTATCTAGACATTGAAGAAAAAACCAAACCGAGAGATTTCGAAATGCAGAATCTTTACATACCACACAGGGCTCCGCTTCTattataa
- the LOC126769440 gene encoding symplekin, with product MSSKYQPGSNVTPQTQLVQWINEAGMAEGTKKANLVRKIVEVLLHQAPQMVPVYMENILSLVNDKSTDVKRQVVAFIEELSKAFPHLLPKIIGQLQLLVIDSVIAVQKRAIQAASIVYRNVLIWICKESAEVSEMQYVWEHLTELKLLILNMIDSDNEGIRTHSIKFLEEVVLLQSSNPSDDSDEDFRLENLPTHLAFLKRNAMEEESDHIFQLLLKFHNSQHISSVNLMACMTTLCLVAKLRPKYLSSVVQALGDLHTTLPPTLSQSQVNSVRKHLKMQILILVKHPSSGEMMPQLMQLLSDIGMTPQEINKAVPKEKRNKRLGEIKNGDTPAKRLRVDSPQSTVGSDSNSNSRSDFIIFDEDNTQPMITKATATEDSIFEGLNSVDNVVNLVMSTLSNNLPSEITSHFLSTYKPIPNSGTKVQKRALAKMLLALIRDEAPAPVMPPLLSDFGTKIPLLREDDDKVTLKNAVAKLQESTKDKQIENALSKLMEETRQEHLKEEERKAKDKEKLVPPPTPTVPKLKQKVKLLKLQEITRPIPKEIKSKLMLQAVDRILRAEKESAIGGAAQIRAKFITIFASSYTSDIRELVLNYILEDPLNRMDLALSWLYEEYAYMQGFNRHPVTLQPKTHEKPDENYNQLLCALITQISERGDPIMEASKDILLRKVYMEAPVITDEAVDYLKHLISENKSSNLGLELLEELCIMRPPRSHKYVAALVCNVLSENEEIRDLTLKSCVKIYKQCTEAAKKVIEKNALLYLGFISLSTPPQELFGNRYTNRPWTDELFKMCLNLVMALFPENEELIMEIARVYGCAGAEAKRCVLRALEAPLRAALQPAALRPAFAALLHDCPRGAETLLTRLVHILTDKAAPSAELVRRVRELYATRVSDVRFLIPVLNGLSKKEILAALPKLIKLNPAVVKEVFNKLLGLQNPNNEQLPVSPEDLLVALHLIDPNKADLKYIIKATALCFAEKNIYTQDVLSAVLQRLAEETEIPVLMMRTVLQALTLYPNLSALAINILQLLIEREVWNNKVAWEGWLKCAERLGPRAAPALGALPPRAAAALPPHVAALRPQEKPYKPKPNEPLPPGMD from the exons atgtcgagTAAATATCAACCAGGGTCGAATGTCACTCCTCAAACACAG TTGGTACAATGGATAAACGAAGCTGGGATGGCAGAGGGCACGAAAAAAGCCAATCTTGTAAGAAAGATAGTGGAGGTTTTGTTGCACCAAGCTCCACAAATGGTGCCTGTTTATATGGAAAACATTTTAAGCTTAGTTAATGATAAATCAACTGACGTAAAGAGACAGGTTGTTGCCTTTATTGAGGAGTTGAG taaaGCATTCCCTCACCTCCTACCCAAGATAATTGGTCAACTCCAATTACTAGTTATTGACTCTGTGATAGCAGTACAGAAGAGAGCTATCCAGGCAGCGAGCATTGTCTatagaaatgttttaatatggATTTGCAAAGAAAGTGCTGAGGTTTCTGAGATGCAGTATGTGTGGGAACACCTCACGGAATTAAAG TTACTTATTTTGAATATGATAGACAGTGACAACGAAGGAATCAGAACTCACTCGATCAAGTTCCTCGAAGAAGTGGTTCTCCTCCAGAGCTCAAATCCTAGCGATGATTCCGATGAAGATTTTAGACTGGAAAATTTACCTACACACTTGGCTTTCTTGAAAAGGAATGCAATGGAAGAGGAATCGGA TCACATATTTCAACTGCTCCTCAAGTTTCATAACTCACAACACATTTCAAGTGTGAATCTAATGGCTTGTATGACAACGCTATGCTTAGTCGCGAAGTTAAGACCTAAATATCTATCAAGTGTAGTCCAAGCTTTAGGCGACCTGCACACAACCTTACCGCCGACATTGTCACAATCGCAAGTGAATTCAGTACGGAAACATTTGAAGATGCAAATTTTAATACTGGTCAAACATCCATCTTCGGGCGAAATGATGCCCCAACTGATGCAGCTGCTGTCAGACATCGGAATGACACCCCAAGAAATAAACAAGGCTGTACCTAAAGAAAAGAGGAATAAACGGTTGGGTGAGATTAAGAATGGGGATACACCAGCCAAGCGGCTAAGAGTCGATTCCCCCCAAAGCACTGTTGGTAGTGATAGTAACAGCAACAGTCGAAGCGATTTCATCATTTTTGATGAAGATAATACTCAGCCGATGATCACTAAAGCAACAGCAACTGAAGACTCTATATTCGAAGGTCTGAACAGCGTAGATAATGTCGTCAATCTCGTTATGTCGacattaagtaataatttaccGAGCGAAATTACGAGTCATTTTCTCTCCACATACAAACCCATACCGAATTCAGGTACTAAAGTCCAAAAACGTGCATTGGCGAAAATGTTACTGGCCCTAATAAGGGACGAAGCTCCAGCCCCAGTAATGCCGCCTCTATTATCGGATTTCGGAACTAAAATTCCACTATTGAGAGAAGACGACGATAAAGTAACTCTTAAGAACGCAGTAGCGAAACTTCAGGAATCAACGAAAGATAAACAAATAGAAAACGCTTTGTCTAAATTGATGGAGGAAACGAGACAGGAACATTTGAAGGAAGAGGAGAGAAAAGCTAAGGATAAAGAAAAGTTAGTGCCTCCACCGACACCGACCGTTCCGAAACTTAAGCAAAAAGTCAAGCTATTGAAACTGCAAGAAATAACACGACCAATACCTAAGGAAATAAAGAGTAAATTAATGTTACAAGCCGTCGATAGAATTCTAAGAGCGGAGAAAGAAAGCGCTATAGGCGGAGCTGCTCAGATACGTGCGAAGTTCATTACGATATTCGCATCAAGTTACACTTCAGATATCAGGGAATTAGTGCTTAATTATATACTCGAAGATCCTTTGAACAGAATGGATTTAGCGTTGTCGTGGCTGTACGAAGAGTATGCGTACATGCAAGGTTTCAACCGGCACCCGGTGACGCTACAGCCAAAAACTCATGAGAAACCTGACGAAAATTATAACCAGCTGCTCTGTGCCTTAATCACTCAAATATCAGAGAGGGGGGATCCTATAATGGAGGCAAGCAAAGATATCCTTCTACGGAAGGTGTATATGGAAGCTCCGGTGATCACGGACGAAGCggttgattatttaaaacatttaatctcAGAAAATAAATCGTCGAACTTAGGATTAGAGTTATTGGAGGAACTGTGCATAATGCGGCCGCCGAGGTCGCACAAATACGTCGCGGCGCTGGTGTGTAACGTAC tGAGTGAAAACGAAGAAATACGAGACCTAACGTTAAAATCCTGtgtgaaaatatacaaacaatgtaCGGAGGCAGCAAAGAAAGTGATCGAGAAAAATGCCCTTCTGTACCTCGGGTTCATATCTCTCTCGACTCCCCCGCAAGAGTTGTTCGGCAACAGATACACGAATAGACCCTGGACGGACGAGCTGTTCAAGATGTGTCTCAATCTTGTGATGGCCTTGTTTCCAGAAAATGAAG AGCTGATAATGGAGATAGCGCGCGTGTACGGCTGCGCGGGCGCGGAGGCCAAGCGCTGCGTGCTGCGCGCGCTGGAGGCCCCGCTGCGCGCCGCGCTGCAGCCCGCCGCGCTGCGCCCCGCCTTCGCCGCGCTGCTGCACGACTGCCCGCGCGGCGCGGAGACGCTGCTCACGCGCCTCGTGCACATCCTCACCGACAAGG CGGCGCCGAGCGCGGAGCTGGTGCGGCGCGTGCGCGAGCTGTACGCCACGCGCGTGTCCGACGTGCGCTTCCTCATCCCCGTGCTCAACGGACTGTCCAAGAAGGAG ATTTTAGCTGCTCTACCGAAATTGATAAAGTTAAATCCAGCTGTCGTGAAAGAGGTTTTCAACAAGCTGCTCGGATTGCAGAACCCCAATAATGAACAACTGCCGG TGTCCCCGGAGGACCTTCTGGTGGCTTTGCACTTAATCGACCCGAATAAGGCCGATCTCAAGTACATTATCAAGGCGACTGCACTTTGTTTCGCCGAAAAGAACATCTACACACAGGAC gtATTATCAGCAGTGCTTCAGCGGCTGGCCGAGGAGACTGAGATCCCTGTGCTGATGATGCGGACGGTGCTGCAGGCACTCACACTGTATCCAAATCTAAGCGCTCTTGCGATTAACATTCTGCAATTACTTATAGAGAGAGAG GTGTGGAACAACAAAGTGGCGTGGGAGGGCTGGCTGAAGTGCGCAGAGCGCCTGGGCCCGCGCGCGGCGCCCGCGCTGGGCGCGCTgccgccgcgcgccgccgccgcgctgccGCCGCACGTCGCCGCGCTGCGCCCGCAG GAAAAGCCGTACAAGCCAAAACCAAATGAGCCATTGCCACCGGGCATGGATTGA